A window from Lactiplantibacillus pentosus encodes these proteins:
- a CDS encoding 16S rRNA (uracil(1498)-N(3))-methyltransferase, with the protein MQRYFLNAPIDARVGQAFTIDGDTVKHWVKVMRAQPGDAAEFVTDAHQVVIATLQSTTGQTAVAKITAVTTPQVELPVPVTIACGLSKGDKPEQIVQRGTELGASAFVFFDSLWTVAKWAPNKRERKLARLAKIAQGAAEQSHRTMIPTVQYEADLTSVLAHVTYDQGVVAWEESAKQGESSRLVQTLKHMTAPQRLLAIFGPEGGLAPQEVEQLEAAGMTPVGLGPRIMRAETAPLYLLSSVSFWCELV; encoded by the coding sequence ATGCAACGATATTTTTTAAACGCCCCAATCGACGCGCGCGTTGGTCAGGCCTTCACGATTGACGGCGATACGGTCAAGCATTGGGTTAAAGTCATGCGGGCACAACCCGGCGACGCGGCTGAATTTGTGACTGACGCACATCAAGTCGTGATTGCGACGTTGCAAAGTACCACTGGCCAAACGGCGGTCGCTAAGATTACCGCAGTGACAACGCCTCAGGTTGAATTACCGGTACCAGTCACGATTGCCTGTGGCCTGTCGAAGGGCGATAAACCCGAGCAGATCGTGCAACGGGGAACTGAGCTCGGCGCGAGCGCCTTCGTGTTTTTTGATAGTTTGTGGACGGTTGCCAAGTGGGCGCCGAATAAACGCGAACGCAAATTAGCCCGGCTGGCGAAAATTGCCCAGGGTGCGGCTGAACAATCGCATCGAACCATGATCCCGACTGTTCAATATGAAGCTGACCTAACGAGCGTGCTGGCCCACGTGACTTATGACCAGGGCGTTGTTGCCTGGGAAGAGTCCGCCAAGCAGGGTGAAAGCAGCCGGTTGGTCCAAACTTTGAAGCACATGACGGCGCCGCAGCGACTACTGGCGATTTTTGGGCCTGAAGGTGGCTTGGCACCGCAAGAAGTTGAGCAGCTAGAAGCGGCCGGGATGACCCCAGTCGGATTAGGACCACGGATCATGCGTGCCGAAACTGCGCCACTTTACTTGTTAAGTAGTGTTTCTTTTTGGTGCGAACTAGTGTAA
- the dltC gene encoding D-alanine--poly(phosphoribitol) ligase subunit DltC — MTMDDTKATVLSILADLTGEDVSSNMDVNLFDEGILDSMGSVQLLLELQNQLGIEVPVSEFQRSEWDTPAKIVSKVENLQ, encoded by the coding sequence ATAACTATGGATGATACAAAAGCAACAGTTTTATCAATTTTAGCGGATTTAACGGGGGAAGACGTTTCCAGCAATATGGACGTCAACTTGTTTGATGAAGGAATCCTGGACTCAATGGGTTCTGTTCAATTATTATTGGAACTTCAAAATCAATTAGGTATCGAAGTGCCGGTCTCTGAATTTCAACGGTCAGAATGGGACACACCGGCTAAAATCGTATCAAAGGTTGAGAACTTGCAATGA
- a CDS encoding RelA/SpoT family protein yields the protein MPKQPTWTAQDVLDMVQEYMNSDHVALVKRACDFATYVHKDQYRQSGEPYIMHPIQVAGILAELKMDPETVASGFLHDVVEDTGVTLGDVEELFGHDVAVIVDGVTKLGKIRYKSNKEQLAENHRKLLLAMSKDIRVMIVKLADRLHNMRTLQHLRPDKQRRIANETLEIYAPIADRLGISTIKWELEDISLRYLNPQQYYRIVHLMNSRREDREKYIEIAIQDIQKALHDLELPEAEIYGRPKHIYSIYKKMRDKHKQFSQLYDLLAIRVVVDSIKDCYAVLGAIHTQWKPMPGRFKDYIAMPKANMYQSLHTTVVGPEGKPLEIQIRTFEMHRVAEYGVAAHWAYKEGKRDEVQETQSGNKLNLVKEIIELQDESKDAADFMEGVKGDLFSDRVYAFTPKGDVTELPKGAGPLDMAYSIHTEVGNHTTGAKVNGKIVPLDYQIKNGDIVDILTSTSSTGPSRDWQKLVYTRRARNKIKQFFRNADREENIISGREMLEKQLRDLEFNPKEVMTKEKMTAVAQKMHYSGEDDLFAALGFGDIQPVGIANRLTSDVRKEREATRQREREEAILADSTESSTKKKSKDQQHEEQEKQERKRQKVSSSGGVIIQGVDNLLVRLSHCCSPIPGDDIVGYITKGRGVSVHRVDCPNVKSAEANGERLIDVEWENPEGDRTNYNSDLEIQGYNRNGMLNDVLKVINNHTKFLTNVNGKVDHNKMVIISVSLGVRNLEHLQRIVDSLKNVQDVYVVERKMF from the coding sequence ATGCCCAAACAGCCTACATGGACTGCTCAGGATGTCCTGGACATGGTCCAAGAGTATATGAATAGTGATCACGTGGCACTGGTTAAACGTGCGTGTGATTTTGCAACCTACGTGCATAAGGATCAGTATCGCCAATCAGGTGAGCCGTATATTATGCACCCGATTCAGGTTGCTGGAATTTTAGCCGAGTTAAAAATGGATCCAGAAACGGTGGCGTCGGGTTTCTTGCACGATGTCGTTGAAGACACCGGTGTAACGTTAGGTGACGTCGAAGAATTGTTCGGCCATGATGTTGCCGTGATTGTCGATGGCGTCACGAAGCTTGGTAAGATTCGTTACAAGTCGAATAAGGAACAGCTGGCTGAAAATCACCGGAAACTGTTGCTTGCGATGTCCAAGGATATTCGTGTGATGATCGTCAAATTGGCAGACCGGTTACACAATATGCGGACATTGCAACATTTACGTCCTGATAAGCAACGGCGAATCGCCAATGAAACCTTGGAAATTTACGCGCCAATCGCAGACCGCTTAGGGATTAGTACGATTAAATGGGAACTAGAAGATATTTCCTTAAGATACTTGAACCCTCAACAGTACTATCGAATCGTTCATCTGATGAATTCACGGCGCGAAGACCGCGAAAAATACATTGAGATCGCCATTCAGGATATTCAAAAGGCGCTCCATGACTTGGAATTGCCTGAGGCGGAGATTTATGGCCGGCCGAAGCATATCTATTCGATTTATAAAAAGATGCGTGACAAGCACAAGCAATTTAGTCAACTTTATGATTTGTTGGCGATTCGGGTGGTCGTTGATTCCATCAAGGACTGTTATGCGGTGCTTGGTGCGATTCATACGCAGTGGAAACCCATGCCTGGTCGTTTTAAGGACTACATTGCGATGCCAAAAGCCAACATGTACCAATCGTTGCATACGACAGTTGTCGGTCCAGAAGGCAAACCGTTGGAAATCCAAATCCGGACCTTTGAAATGCACCGTGTGGCTGAATATGGGGTTGCGGCACACTGGGCTTATAAGGAAGGTAAGCGTGACGAGGTTCAAGAAACACAATCTGGTAACAAGTTGAACCTGGTTAAGGAAATTATCGAATTACAGGACGAAAGTAAGGACGCCGCCGACTTTATGGAAGGCGTCAAAGGCGACCTCTTCAGTGACCGGGTCTACGCGTTTACGCCTAAGGGTGATGTGACTGAATTACCAAAGGGTGCTGGACCACTCGATATGGCTTATTCGATTCACACCGAAGTCGGCAATCATACGACTGGTGCCAAGGTCAATGGTAAAATCGTGCCGTTGGATTATCAGATCAAGAACGGTGACATTGTTGATATTCTAACGTCGACTAGTTCGACTGGTCCTAGTCGTGACTGGCAGAAGTTAGTTTATACGCGCCGGGCCCGTAATAAAATCAAGCAATTCTTCCGGAATGCTGATCGGGAAGAAAATATTATTTCAGGTCGCGAGATGCTCGAAAAGCAGCTACGTGATTTAGAATTCAACCCCAAAGAAGTCATGACCAAGGAAAAGATGACCGCGGTCGCACAGAAAATGCATTATTCGGGCGAAGACGACTTATTTGCTGCCCTGGGCTTTGGTGACATTCAACCTGTGGGAATCGCCAATCGTTTAACGAGTGATGTGCGCAAAGAGCGGGAAGCAACCCGTCAACGTGAACGAGAAGAAGCGATTCTGGCTGATTCAACCGAATCTTCGACCAAGAAGAAGTCGAAAGACCAGCAGCATGAAGAACAGGAGAAACAAGAACGTAAACGTCAAAAAGTTTCTTCTTCAGGCGGGGTCATTATCCAGGGTGTCGACAACTTGCTGGTTCGCCTGAGCCACTGTTGTTCGCCAATTCCGGGTGATGACATCGTCGGTTATATTACCAAGGGTCGCGGGGTCTCCGTTCACCGGGTCGACTGTCCAAACGTCAAGAGCGCCGAAGCAAATGGCGAGCGCTTGATTGACGTGGAATGGGAAAATCCTGAGGGTGACCGGACTAATTATAATTCCGACCTCGAGATTCAAGGGTATAACCGCAATGGCATGTTGAATGATGTTTTGAAGGTTATCAATAATCACACCAAGTTCTTAACGAACGTCAATGGGAAAGTTGACCATAACAAGATGGTGATTATTAGCGTTTCGTTGGGCGTTCGAAATCTCGAGCACTTGCAACGAATCGTGGATAGCCTGAAAAATGTTCAAGATGTTTACGTCGTCGAACGGAAGATGTTTTAG
- a CDS encoding Ltp family lipoprotein — protein sequence MYKVATGVATIAALVLLGGCQQSSEKKADTSSSSTEKVTKAEKAQSKAASERKAKLESATTDVDNLFSDVDHTALDESVTQDLIDSVSKEVNKLPNSSKKHDLQADIKKANKLLPGLASSVASSKAKEKSEKAAASSKAASEAAAASASSKAESESEAAASSSSKAESESIASAKASSKAESKSESRAKAVAGAEKSAALSTAEDYANDMHMSKQAVYEQLVSDAGEGFTAEAAQYAVDHLTDVNWNDNALQTAKDYQDEMPMSQSELLDQLTSSAGEQFTQSQAQYALNHLYD from the coding sequence ATGTACAAAGTAGCTACAGGGGTCGCTACCATTGCCGCACTCGTGCTCTTAGGTGGTTGTCAACAAAGTTCTGAGAAGAAGGCTGATACTTCTTCTTCATCAACTGAGAAAGTGACTAAAGCTGAAAAGGCACAGTCTAAAGCCGCGTCAGAACGGAAAGCTAAGCTAGAGAGCGCCACGACTGATGTTGATAACCTATTTTCAGACGTTGATCACACCGCCCTAGATGAAAGCGTTACCCAGGACTTGATTGATAGTGTTAGCAAAGAAGTTAATAAGTTACCAAATTCATCCAAGAAACATGATTTACAGGCTGATATCAAAAAAGCCAATAAATTGCTTCCTGGGTTAGCTTCTTCGGTTGCTTCATCCAAGGCCAAGGAAAAATCAGAAAAGGCAGCTGCTAGCTCGAAAGCTGCGTCCGAAGCGGCAGCTGCAAGTGCCTCATCCAAAGCAGAAAGTGAATCCGAAGCCGCCGCTAGCTCTTCCTCGAAAGCCGAGAGTGAATCAATCGCAAGTGCAAAAGCTAGTTCGAAAGCTGAATCAAAATCTGAATCCAGAGCAAAAGCTGTTGCAGGCGCCGAAAAATCAGCAGCGCTGAGTACTGCAGAAGACTATGCAAATGATATGCATATGTCAAAACAAGCGGTTTATGAACAACTTGTTTCCGATGCTGGCGAAGGATTCACTGCTGAAGCCGCACAATATGCCGTCGACCATTTAACAGACGTCAATTGGAATGACAATGCATTGCAAACTGCTAAGGACTATCAAGACGAAATGCCAATGTCTCAAAGTGAACTGCTTGACCAGTTAACTTCTTCTGCTGGTGAACAATTCACCCAATCACAAGCTCAATACGCGCTCAATCATCTTTATGACTAA
- the lepA gene encoding translation elongation factor 4, translated as MDKATMKDRQQHIRNFSIVAHIDHGKSTLADRILELTDTISKREMQDQVLDSMDLERERGITIKLNAVELHYQAKDGETYIFHLIDTPGHVDFTYEVSRSLAACEGAVLVVDAAQGVEAQTLANVYLAIDDDLEIVPVINKIDLPSAEPEKVRKEIEDDIGIDAEDAVLASAKAGIGIEDLLEQIVHKIPAPQGDLDAPLKALVFDSVYDDYRGVVLSVRIHEGIVRPGDRIRLMNSGSEYEVTEVGVNSPKPLARDYLMAGDVGYITASIKDIQDTRVGDTVTNAKRPAEKPLAGYREMNPMVYAGIYPTDNAKFTDLREALEKLKLNDAALEFEAESSQALGFGFRCGFLGLLHMDVIQERLEREFNLELITTAPSVTYHVLMTDGTEKQVENPAEMPEASAIKEIREPYVKAQIMVPNDYVGAVMELAQRKRGEFDTMEYLDSNRVNVVYHIPLSEIIFDFFDKLKSNTRGYASLDYDLDGYRASDLVKIDILLNGDQVDALSFIAHRDFAPARGREIASKLKAIIPRQNFEIPVQATIGSKVIARTNIKAYRKDVTAHLYGGDRTRRMKLLEKQKAGKKRMKAVGKVEIPQEAFMAVLKTDEEEKPN; from the coding sequence ATGGATAAAGCGACAATGAAAGATCGACAACAACATATTCGGAATTTTTCGATCGTCGCCCATATTGATCACGGCAAATCAACGTTGGCGGACCGAATCTTGGAATTAACGGATACGATTTCCAAACGTGAAATGCAGGACCAAGTGCTGGATTCAATGGACTTGGAACGTGAACGTGGGATTACGATCAAATTAAATGCAGTGGAATTGCACTACCAGGCTAAAGATGGGGAGACTTATATCTTTCATCTAATCGATACGCCAGGACACGTCGATTTTACGTATGAAGTTTCGCGAAGTTTGGCGGCCTGCGAAGGCGCAGTGTTAGTCGTCGACGCAGCGCAAGGGGTCGAGGCTCAGACCTTGGCTAACGTCTACCTCGCCATTGATGATGACTTAGAAATTGTGCCAGTCATCAACAAGATTGACTTGCCTTCAGCGGAACCGGAAAAGGTCCGTAAAGAAATTGAGGATGATATTGGAATCGATGCTGAAGATGCCGTTTTGGCTTCAGCTAAAGCGGGTATCGGAATTGAAGACTTACTGGAACAGATCGTGCATAAAATTCCAGCGCCCCAGGGTGATTTAGACGCACCGTTGAAGGCCTTGGTTTTTGACTCAGTGTATGACGACTACCGTGGCGTGGTTTTAAGCGTTCGAATTCATGAAGGTATTGTTCGGCCTGGTGACCGAATCCGCTTGATGAACAGTGGTAGTGAATACGAAGTGACTGAAGTCGGTGTCAACTCGCCTAAACCATTAGCTCGCGATTATCTGATGGCCGGGGATGTTGGTTACATTACCGCCAGTATCAAGGATATCCAAGACACCCGGGTCGGGGATACGGTGACGAATGCCAAACGGCCGGCTGAAAAACCGCTCGCCGGTTACCGGGAAATGAATCCAATGGTGTACGCCGGGATTTACCCAACTGACAACGCCAAGTTTACGGACTTACGCGAAGCCTTGGAAAAGTTAAAATTAAATGATGCGGCACTCGAATTTGAAGCTGAATCATCGCAAGCGTTAGGTTTCGGGTTCCGTTGTGGTTTCTTGGGACTGTTACACATGGATGTGATTCAGGAACGGCTCGAGCGGGAATTCAACCTTGAACTGATTACGACGGCGCCTTCCGTAACGTACCACGTCTTAATGACCGATGGCACAGAAAAACAGGTTGAAAACCCTGCCGAAATGCCGGAAGCTTCTGCCATCAAGGAAATTCGCGAACCTTACGTCAAAGCCCAGATCATGGTGCCTAACGATTATGTTGGTGCGGTCATGGAACTGGCCCAACGCAAACGGGGCGAGTTTGATACGATGGAATATCTGGATAGCAACCGGGTCAACGTGGTCTACCATATTCCACTATCGGAAATTATCTTTGACTTCTTTGATAAGTTGAAATCCAACACTCGTGGTTACGCTTCGTTAGATTACGATTTAGATGGCTACCGTGCCAGTGACTTAGTCAAAATCGACATCTTACTGAACGGGGACCAAGTCGATGCGTTAAGCTTTATCGCGCACCGCGACTTTGCGCCAGCACGTGGTCGCGAAATCGCATCTAAGCTGAAAGCCATCATTCCACGCCAAAACTTTGAAATTCCAGTACAAGCAACCATCGGCTCTAAGGTGATTGCGCGGACGAACATCAAAGCTTACCGTAAGGACGTTACCGCCCATCTCTATGGTGGTGACCGTACCCGGCGGATGAAGTTACTTGAGAAGCAAAAAGCCGGTAAGAAACGCATGAAAGCCGTGGGGAAAGTTGAAATCCCACAAGAAGCCTTCATGGCAGTTTTGAAAACTGACGAGGAAGAAAAGCCGAATTGA
- the prmA gene encoding 50S ribosomal protein L11 methyltransferase translates to MKWTEVTVSTSNEAVEAVSNILMEAGASGVKIDDALDYQNLKPDRYGEIIDLDTIPHVTSGAQVSAYYPETVFVPEILPTIKQRVSQLSDFGLNPAPNEVSMTALSDEDWATAWKKYYHPVRVTRYLTIVPSWEDYQPAQSGELVLRLDPGRAFGTGTHPTTKLCLQALETVINGGEHLIDVGTGSGVLSIAAKAMGVGAVEAYDLDDVAVASAQTNLDLNPVAKDVKVAANDLLAGIDTQADIIVANILAEIIIPLVPQARQNLKRGGYFITSGIIDDKFQTVLTALTDAGFQIAQHTQMGDWHGIVAYLPTDED, encoded by the coding sequence ATGAAATGGACTGAAGTAACCGTTAGTACTTCCAACGAAGCCGTTGAGGCGGTTTCGAATATTTTGATGGAAGCTGGAGCCAGTGGTGTCAAAATTGATGACGCTTTGGATTATCAGAATTTAAAACCCGATCGGTATGGTGAAATTATCGACCTGGATACCATTCCCCATGTCACCAGCGGCGCACAGGTTTCGGCCTATTATCCCGAGACGGTGTTCGTGCCTGAAATTCTGCCAACGATCAAACAACGCGTGAGCCAGTTGAGCGATTTTGGCCTAAATCCGGCTCCCAACGAGGTAAGCATGACGGCGCTGTCTGATGAAGACTGGGCAACGGCGTGGAAAAAATATTACCATCCTGTACGGGTGACGCGGTATTTGACGATCGTGCCGAGCTGGGAAGACTATCAACCTGCACAATCCGGCGAACTCGTCTTACGGCTCGATCCTGGTCGGGCGTTTGGGACGGGGACTCATCCGACCACTAAGCTCTGCCTGCAAGCCCTAGAGACCGTCATTAACGGTGGTGAGCACTTGATTGATGTCGGTACGGGTTCTGGCGTGTTAAGTATCGCGGCCAAGGCCATGGGAGTCGGCGCTGTCGAAGCTTATGACTTAGATGACGTCGCTGTTGCTTCCGCACAAACCAATCTTGATTTGAATCCAGTTGCCAAAGACGTGAAGGTTGCCGCCAATGACTTGTTGGCTGGCATCGACACACAAGCAGATATTATTGTCGCAAATATTTTAGCTGAAATCATCATTCCACTGGTGCCACAAGCTCGTCAGAACTTAAAACGGGGCGGTTATTTCATTACCTCTGGAATTATTGATGATAAGTTCCAAACGGTCCTAACAGCGTTGACGGATGCTGGTTTCCAAATTGCACAACACACGCAGATGGGCGACTGGCACGGTATTGTGGCTTATCTGCCAACGGACGAAGATTAG
- the dtd gene encoding D-aminoacyl-tRNA deacylase: MRVVVQRARQAQVTIDGQVKGAIDHGLVLLVGFEDGDGQAELDYLTHKILNLRIFSDDAGKLNLNVQQVGGAILSISQFTLYADTRHGNRPSFTDAGDPDTASKLYDTFNQQLAAGGVQVATGEFGADMQVSLTNDGPVTICYDTDQR, encoded by the coding sequence ATGCGAGTAGTTGTTCAACGCGCACGACAAGCTCAAGTCACGATTGATGGCCAGGTTAAAGGGGCCATTGACCACGGTCTAGTGCTATTAGTGGGATTTGAAGATGGTGACGGCCAGGCCGAACTCGACTATCTGACCCACAAAATTTTGAACTTGCGGATTTTTAGTGATGATGCGGGTAAGCTGAACCTAAATGTCCAACAAGTTGGTGGCGCCATTTTATCGATTTCGCAATTTACGCTCTATGCGGACACGCGCCACGGCAATCGCCCGAGTTTTACGGATGCAGGTGATCCTGATACTGCTAGCAAATTGTATGATACATTCAATCAACAACTTGCTGCCGGTGGGGTTCAAGTGGCAACTGGGGAATTCGGTGCTGATATGCAAGTGTCATTAACGAATGATGGTCCCGTGACGATTTGTTACGATACGGACCAACGCTAA
- the dltB gene encoding D-alanyl-lipoteichoic acid biosynthesis protein DltB: protein MISFDPYGNPTYFVLLFIALVPLMISLLYGRRSHWYESLISFVFLMLTFGGVKWRTGIALIVYLIYQIALVWLYSKYRQRPDSPNKGWVFVVSVILAIIPLAVVKITPAVAHGANSIIGFLGISYLTFKVVQMIMETRDGVIKEFHPVLFGQFLLFFPTISSGPIDRYRRFVKDYDSVPNREKYLGLVEKGIRYIFLGFLYKFILAYIFGTRMLPVVEHAALQAHGLSWALVGVMYVYSMDLFFDFAGYSLFAVGVSYLMGVETPMNFNQPFKSKNIKDFWNRWHMTLSFWFRDFIYMRLVFFMMKHKVFKSRITTANVCYVINMLIMGFWHGETWYYIVYGLFHGFAMVINDAWLRYKKKHQAQLPSNKFTEYFAIFLTFNVVCFSFLIFSGFLNTLFFGGRP, encoded by the coding sequence ATGATTTCATTTGACCCGTACGGTAACCCAACGTACTTTGTGCTGCTCTTTATCGCGTTGGTGCCGTTAATGATCAGTTTGTTATATGGTCGGCGTTCACACTGGTACGAGTCACTGATTTCCTTCGTTTTCTTGATGTTAACGTTTGGTGGGGTCAAGTGGCGTACTGGGATTGCGCTAATTGTATATTTGATTTATCAAATCGCCCTGGTCTGGTTGTATTCCAAGTATCGACAACGACCAGATTCACCGAATAAAGGGTGGGTGTTCGTCGTCAGTGTGATTTTAGCGATTATTCCACTAGCCGTCGTCAAAATCACGCCAGCGGTCGCCCACGGTGCGAATTCCATCATCGGTTTCTTGGGGATTTCCTATCTGACGTTCAAAGTCGTTCAGATGATCATGGAAACACGTGATGGTGTGATTAAGGAGTTCCATCCCGTCCTGTTTGGGCAGTTCCTACTGTTCTTCCCAACGATTTCTTCCGGGCCAATTGATCGGTATCGGCGGTTTGTCAAAGATTATGACAGTGTGCCGAACCGTGAAAAGTACTTGGGATTAGTCGAAAAGGGGATTCGCTACATTTTCTTAGGATTCCTGTATAAGTTTATCTTGGCTTATATTTTTGGGACGCGGATGCTACCAGTTGTCGAACACGCTGCACTGCAAGCTCACGGGTTATCCTGGGCGCTAGTCGGTGTGATGTATGTCTACAGTATGGACTTGTTCTTCGACTTTGCCGGCTATAGTTTATTCGCCGTTGGGGTCAGCTACCTGATGGGTGTTGAAACGCCAATGAACTTTAATCAGCCGTTCAAGTCGAAAAATATCAAGGACTTCTGGAATCGTTGGCACATGACGTTGTCCTTCTGGTTCCGCGACTTTATCTACATGCGCCTCGTCTTCTTTATGATGAAGCACAAAGTCTTCAAGAGTCGGATCACGACGGCCAATGTTTGTTATGTCATTAATATGTTGATCATGGGGTTTTGGCACGGGGAAACGTGGTACTACATCGTCTATGGGCTATTCCATGGCTTTGCGATGGTCATCAACGATGCTTGGTTGCGCTACAAGAAGAAGCATCAAGCGCAGTTGCCATCCAACAAGTTCACCGAATACTTCGCGATTTTTCTCACGTTCAACGTCGTTTGTTTCAGTTTCTTGATCTTCTCAGGATTCCTGAACACGTTATTCTTCGGCGGCCGGCCATAA
- the dltD gene encoding D-alanyl-lipoteichoic acid biosynthesis protein DltD, with translation MKVSTRLFKIFGPIILAAVLLLAVLLSPFSFGLNHISKETEKTAAVSLSSNVLKGRLVKRQALSDGYVPFFGSSEWSRFDPMHPSVLAEKYHRSYRPFLLGARGTQSLTQYFAMQSVKKQITNKKAVFVISPQWFVPQGTRKDAFTYYYSPLQTIDWLQDEHNSEMDRYAAQRLLQMPSGSSDRVLEGALARVAAGFKPTSAQMAYINYKARVLGSEDEFFSRFGISGKNLNTVNVQAKKLPSTYNFNQLDQLAGKIGAAQTTSNDLEISNQFWNTKLKRNYKRLKDSQRHLNYTKSPEFADFQLVLNQFAKTHTDVLFIIPPINQRWASYTGLSMKMIGQFDKKIQYQLRSQGFNNILDLTQDGNQDYFMTDTIHLGWRGWLAVDQKVDPFLTKKTKPVHYHINDNFYSNKWQELKPSQINSFK, from the coding sequence ATGAAGGTCTCCACACGCCTTTTTAAGATTTTTGGGCCAATTATTTTGGCAGCTGTCTTATTATTGGCCGTACTGCTTTCACCGTTCTCATTCGGATTAAATCATATCTCCAAGGAAACCGAAAAAACGGCCGCCGTCTCACTTTCGTCCAACGTTTTAAAGGGTCGATTAGTGAAGCGCCAAGCCTTGAGTGATGGTTATGTGCCATTCTTCGGTTCATCGGAATGGTCGCGATTTGATCCCATGCATCCGTCCGTACTGGCAGAAAAGTATCACCGGAGTTACCGGCCATTCTTGCTCGGTGCCCGGGGGACCCAGTCACTGACCCAGTATTTCGCGATGCAGTCTGTGAAAAAGCAGATTACAAATAAGAAGGCTGTCTTTGTAATTTCGCCACAATGGTTTGTCCCACAAGGTACGCGAAAAGATGCCTTTACGTACTACTACTCACCATTGCAGACCATCGACTGGCTACAAGATGAGCATAATTCCGAAATGGACCGTTATGCGGCACAACGTCTGCTACAAATGCCGTCTGGTTCATCGGACCGAGTTTTGGAAGGCGCCTTAGCCCGTGTGGCCGCTGGGTTCAAGCCAACCAGTGCCCAAATGGCTTATATCAATTATAAGGCTCGGGTGCTCGGTAGTGAGGATGAATTCTTCTCACGCTTTGGAATTTCAGGTAAGAACTTGAATACGGTCAATGTGCAAGCCAAGAAGCTGCCATCGACGTATAACTTTAACCAATTGGACCAGTTAGCTGGAAAGATTGGGGCTGCACAAACGACTTCTAATGATTTGGAAATTAGTAATCAATTCTGGAACACTAAGCTCAAACGTAACTACAAGCGACTTAAGGATTCACAGCGTCACTTGAATTACACGAAGTCACCAGAATTTGCCGATTTCCAATTAGTCTTGAATCAGTTCGCGAAGACGCATACTGATGTCTTGTTCATCATTCCACCGATTAATCAGCGCTGGGCCTCATACACGGGCCTGTCCATGAAGATGATTGGGCAGTTTGATAAGAAAATTCAGTATCAACTTCGCAGCCAAGGGTTTAATAACATCTTGGACCTGACCCAGGATGGCAATCAAGATTACTTCATGACTGATACCATTCATCTTGGTTGGCGGGGCTGGTTAGCGGTCGACCAAAAAGTTGATCCGTTCCTAACCAAGAAGACGAAGCCCGTTCATTATCACATTAATGACAACTTCTATTCGAACAAGTGGCAGGAACTTAAGCCCAGTCAAATCAACAGTTTCAAATAA
- a CDS encoding DNA-3-methyladenine glycosylase — protein sequence MQSFLSSRPTTEIAAALLGKQLRLQTTSGPLTAWITETEAYLGANDAGAHAYQNHQTARNRALWQPAGTIYIYQMRALYLLNLVTQVAGTPECVLIRGIEPASGVEQMQHNRPVPLANLTNGPGKLMQALGLDKTLNGQPLQKATLSLDLDHVRQPRQIIKSPRIGIVNKAEWTSAPLRFYVAGNPFVSKIGRKTIDSHTHGWQ from the coding sequence ATGCAATCTTTTTTAAGCTCGCGGCCAACGACTGAAATCGCGGCCGCTTTACTCGGTAAGCAGTTGCGGCTGCAAACCACGAGTGGACCGTTAACGGCGTGGATTACCGAGACTGAGGCGTATTTGGGCGCCAACGATGCCGGGGCGCACGCTTATCAAAATCACCAGACGGCCCGTAACCGCGCCCTGTGGCAACCAGCAGGGACGATTTACATTTATCAAATGCGCGCGTTGTATTTGCTGAATCTCGTGACCCAAGTAGCTGGCACGCCCGAATGTGTGCTGATTCGGGGAATTGAACCAGCTAGCGGCGTCGAGCAGATGCAACACAATCGGCCCGTTCCACTGGCTAATTTGACCAACGGACCAGGGAAATTGATGCAGGCACTAGGTTTGGATAAAACGTTGAACGGCCAGCCGTTGCAAAAGGCGACGCTCTCGCTAGATTTAGACCATGTCCGGCAGCCACGTCAAATTATTAAGTCACCCCGAATTGGCATCGTTAATAAGGCGGAATGGACCAGTGCGCCGTTGCGGTTCTACGTTGCTGGCAATCCGTTTGTGTCTAAAATTGGCCGGAAAACGATTGACTCACACACCCATGGCTGGCAGTAA